In one window of Littorina saxatilis isolate snail1 linkage group LG11, US_GU_Lsax_2.0, whole genome shotgun sequence DNA:
- the LOC138980464 gene encoding ras-related protein Rab-35-like, with the protein MVQPQGAEEDPPQSSDSPPSQSKNAFTFNKDIVPPKKPPPSKGYAHLFKYVVVGDSGSGKTALVRRYSKDEFVLTRDYTIGVDFDIKTVPISNGDEVKLQIWDTAGQERYRTITTSYYRGAQGIIIVYDVNNQGSYFNIKQWMQEVRRYCNDDCKIVIVGSKSDLQTEGAEVWGKDKVKLLLDLDEDSEDWESVGVTGYFMVSAKTGERVEEVFECLTQALVTERLNARNPLRAGGTIKLGKGKAGGAEEKKKKKGCC; encoded by the exons ATGGTTCAGCCACAGGGAGCCGAGGAGGATCCTCCGCAGTCCTCCGACTCTCCCCCCTCCCAGTCCAAGAACGCCTTCACCTTTAACAAGGACATCGTCCCCCCCAAGAAGCCTCCTCCCTCCAAAGGCTACGCGCACCTGTTCAAATACGTGGTGGTTGGAGACTCCGGTTCGGGCAAGACAGCTTTGGTCAGGCGGTATTCTAAGGACGAGTTTGTTCTCACGAGGGACTACACCATTGGAGTGGACTTCGACATCAAGACTGTCCCTATCAGTAATGGCGATGAGGTCAAATTGCAG ATCTGGGACACGGCCGGACAAGAACGCTATCGGACCATCACCACCAGCTACTACCGTGGGGCCCAGGGCATCATCATAGTCTACGACGTCAACAACCAGGGGTCTTACTTCAACATCAAGCAATGGATGCAAGAGGTGCGGCGCTACTGCAACGACGACTGCAAGATTGTCATCGTGGGGTCCAAGTCAGACCTGCAGACGGAAGGCGCCGAGGTGTGGGGCAAAGATAAG GTGAAGCTGCTGCTGGACCTGGACGAGGACAGTGAGGACTGGGAGAGTGTGGGGGTGACAGGCTACTTCATGGTCAGTGCCAAGACGGGGGAGAGGGTGGAGGAGGTGTTCGAGTGTCTCACCCAGGCCCTGGTCACCGAGCGGCTCAACGCACGCAACCCGCTCAGAGCCGGGGGCACCATCAAACTGGGCAAGGGCAAAGCTGGCGGCGctgaggagaagaagaagaagaaagggtgCTGTTAA